The Acidimicrobiia bacterium genome has a segment encoding these proteins:
- a CDS encoding FAD-dependent thymidylate synthase, with the protein EFYERVLVGYGDDSVAELAGAHVAVERTSTLAAKALEDSRIGISPLEKSTRYVRFDRPGPDGRYLFYRGPELAHPGYEPGADALFAVYSSLVEPVTEAIRTRYPIEPGETDRAWKSATRAKALDLLRGLLPAGTLTNLGLFGNGRAFEYLITKLAAHDLPECRRLATDLHHELALVIPAFVKRALDDRYGRPAAERMARIRDATASLAQRGAGESVIGPLVKLVEFDPDAERKVVAAALFPYSSLSLDEQTGDPAQVLEALLGDRANRRQRAPRALEQAQYTFEIVANFGAYRDLHRHRMLTQDRQLLGTSLGYDLPPGLGELGMADRFQAAVEGAAAVHRTLERDAGPAVAQYIVPLAFRVRWYFRANLREVYHLCELRTTPQGHPDYRWVAQEMFRRVAEVHPRLARYAAFVDLGPGDELERRRSERRIDEKLSALDHPVR; encoded by the coding sequence GAGTTCTACGAACGGGTCCTGGTGGGTTACGGGGACGACTCGGTGGCGGAGCTCGCCGGCGCGCACGTCGCCGTCGAGCGCACCTCGACGCTCGCCGCCAAGGCACTCGAAGACAGCCGGATCGGCATCTCCCCGCTCGAGAAGTCGACGCGCTATGTCCGGTTCGATCGCCCGGGCCCCGATGGCCGGTACCTCTTCTACCGTGGGCCGGAGCTGGCCCATCCCGGTTACGAGCCCGGGGCGGATGCGCTGTTCGCCGTCTACAGCAGCCTGGTGGAGCCGGTCACCGAGGCGATCCGGACGCGTTATCCGATCGAGCCGGGCGAGACGGACCGGGCGTGGAAGTCGGCGACGCGGGCCAAGGCGCTCGACCTGCTTCGGGGCTTGCTTCCCGCCGGAACGCTGACCAACCTCGGCCTGTTCGGCAACGGCCGGGCGTTCGAGTACCTGATCACCAAGCTGGCGGCCCACGACCTGCCGGAGTGCCGGCGTCTTGCGACTGACCTGCACCACGAGCTCGCGCTGGTCATCCCCGCTTTTGTAAAAAGGGCGCTCGACGATCGGTATGGACGCCCGGCAGCCGAGCGGATGGCGAGAATTCGGGATGCGACGGCGTCCCTCGCCCAGCGCGGGGCGGGCGAATCTGTGATCGGGCCTTTGGTCAAGCTCGTCGAGTTCGACCCGGACGCCGAACGCAAGGTCGTGGCGGCGGCGCTGTTCCCGTACTCGAGCTTGAGCCTTGACGAGCAGACCGGCGACCCGGCGCAGGTCCTGGAGGCTCTGCTGGGCGACCGCGCGAATCGCCGCCAGCGCGCGCCCCGGGCGCTGGAGCAAGCGCAGTACACGTTCGAGATCGTCGCCAACTTCGGCGCGTATCGGGACCTGCACCGCCACCGCATGCTCACCCAGGACCGTCAGCTGCTGGGCACCTCACTCGGATACGACCTGCCGCCCGGCCTGGGCGAGCTCGGCATGGCGGACCGCTTCCAGGCCGCAGTCGAAGGCGCCGCCGCCGTGCACCGGACGCTCGAGCGAGACGCCGGCCCGGCGGTGGCCCAGTACATCGTTCCGCTCGCCTTCCGGGTTCGCTGGTACTTCCGGGCGAACCTGCGCGAGGTGTACCACCTGTGCGAGCTGAGGACCACACCCCAAGGGCACCCCGACTACAGGTGGGTGGCGCAGGAGATGTTCCGCCGGGTCGCCGAGGTCCATCC